The following are encoded together in the Equus quagga isolate Etosha38 chromosome 15, UCLA_HA_Equagga_1.0, whole genome shotgun sequence genome:
- the ARMC12 gene encoding armadillo repeat-containing protein 12 isoform X3, which translates to MVTRMAERTVLDVGDAKMPLRASGQTGLAIERERHGRDSGELRRLLNSLECKQDEYAKSMILHSITRCVYLLEAEASACTTDDIVLVGSMLDDKDNSVKIQALNTLKAFSGIRKFRLKIQEQSIKVLELVSTIWDSELHIAGLRLLNNLPLPDFVHPQLRRVMPALMDILQSDYILAQVQAVRLLSYLAQKNDLLYDILNCQVRSNFLNLFQSTQPGSLLFEILVFAERLSEGQNSPHYRAVKWHYNEQSLHEALFGDESRLADRLLALVIHPEEEVQIQACKVIVSLQCPQDVRVRPSCQPSHSYFNNGE; encoded by the exons GCCTGGCAATCGAACGAGAACGGCACGGGCGGGACTCAGGTGAGCTCCGGAGGCTCCTCAACTCTTTGGAGTGCAAACAGGATGAGTACGCCAAGAGCATGATCCTGCACAGTATCACGCGCTGTGTGTACTTGCTGGAGGCCGAG GCCTCTGCTTGTACTACTGATGACATCGTGTTGGTGGGCTCCATGCTGGATGACAAGGACAACAGTGTCAAAATCCAAGCTCTGAACACACTTAAAGCTTTCTCTGGCATCAGAAAATTCAGGCTCAAAATCCAG gagcAGTCCATCAAGGTACTGGAACTGGTCTCCACCATCTGGGACTCAGAGCTGCACATCGCAGGCCTCAGACTCCTCAACAACCTCCCACTGCCCGACTTTGTGCATCCACAACTGCGACGGGTGATGCCTGCCTTGATGGATATCCTGCAGTCAGACTACATCCTGGCACAG GTGCAAGCTGTACGATTGCTGAGTTACCTAGCACAGAAGAACGACCTTCTCTATGATATTCTCAACTGCCAG GTGCGCTCCAACTTCCTGAACCTGTTCCAGTCCACACAGCCGGGGAGTCTGCTGTTCGAGATACTGGTGTTTGCTGAGCGGCTGAGCGAGGGCCAGAATTCACCCCACTACCGTGCCGTGAAATGGCATTACAATGAACAGTCTCTGCATGAAGCTCTCTTTGGGGATGAGTCACGACTGGCAGACCGGCTGCTCGCCCTGGTCATCCACCCCGAGGAGGAGGTTCAGATTCAGGCCTGCAAGGTCATAGTCAGCCTGCAGTGCCCCCAGGACGTGAGAGTCCGGccctcctgccagcccagccATTCCTACTTTAATAACGGGGAATAA
- the ARMC12 gene encoding armadillo repeat-containing protein 12 isoform X4 encodes MRTVLDVGDAKMPLRASGQTGLAIERERHGRDSGELRRLLNSLECKQDEYAKSMILHSITRCVYLLEAEASACTTDDIVLVGSMLDDKDNSVKIQALNTLKAFSGIRKFRLKIQEQSIKVLELVSTIWDSELHIAGLRLLNNLPLPDFVHPQLRRVMPALMDILQSDYILAQVQAVRLLSYLAQKNDLLYDILNCQVRSNFLNLFQSTQPGSLLFEILVFAERLSEGQNSPHYRAVKWHYNEQSLHEALFGDESRLADRLLALVIHPEEEVQIQACKVIVSLQCPQDVRVRPSCQPSHSYFNNGE; translated from the exons GCCTGGCAATCGAACGAGAACGGCACGGGCGGGACTCAGGTGAGCTCCGGAGGCTCCTCAACTCTTTGGAGTGCAAACAGGATGAGTACGCCAAGAGCATGATCCTGCACAGTATCACGCGCTGTGTGTACTTGCTGGAGGCCGAG GCCTCTGCTTGTACTACTGATGACATCGTGTTGGTGGGCTCCATGCTGGATGACAAGGACAACAGTGTCAAAATCCAAGCTCTGAACACACTTAAAGCTTTCTCTGGCATCAGAAAATTCAGGCTCAAAATCCAG gagcAGTCCATCAAGGTACTGGAACTGGTCTCCACCATCTGGGACTCAGAGCTGCACATCGCAGGCCTCAGACTCCTCAACAACCTCCCACTGCCCGACTTTGTGCATCCACAACTGCGACGGGTGATGCCTGCCTTGATGGATATCCTGCAGTCAGACTACATCCTGGCACAG GTGCAAGCTGTACGATTGCTGAGTTACCTAGCACAGAAGAACGACCTTCTCTATGATATTCTCAACTGCCAG GTGCGCTCCAACTTCCTGAACCTGTTCCAGTCCACACAGCCGGGGAGTCTGCTGTTCGAGATACTGGTGTTTGCTGAGCGGCTGAGCGAGGGCCAGAATTCACCCCACTACCGTGCCGTGAAATGGCATTACAATGAACAGTCTCTGCATGAAGCTCTCTTTGGGGATGAGTCACGACTGGCAGACCGGCTGCTCGCCCTGGTCATCCACCCCGAGGAGGAGGTTCAGATTCAGGCCTGCAAGGTCATAGTCAGCCTGCAGTGCCCCCAGGACGTGAGAGTCCGGccctcctgccagcccagccATTCCTACTTTAATAACGGGGAATAA